From Cytophagales bacterium, the proteins below share one genomic window:
- the dapB gene encoding 4-hydroxy-tetrahydrodipicolinate reductase → MNIAIVGYGKMGKVIHELLTARGHKISFIIDQDNRDQLSELNGDNTDVAIEFSRPESAFANITSCISHGVKVVSGTTGWLDRLSEIEALVNETQGTFFYASNYSLGVNLFFKLNRQLATLMDAQDYEISMTEIHHTEKLDQPSGTAITLADGILEKNQAKTDWINEESTDNTKLSIISERKPNVPGTHTVSYTSAEDTIEITHTANSRKGFALGAVKVAEWINDQNGMLDMDDFLKI, encoded by the coding sequence GTGAACATTGCAATTGTCGGATATGGCAAAATGGGCAAGGTCATTCATGAACTACTCACTGCCCGAGGACATAAGATCAGTTTCATCATCGATCAGGACAACAGAGATCAACTGTCGGAACTGAATGGAGATAATACGGATGTGGCCATTGAATTTTCAAGACCTGAATCTGCTTTTGCTAACATAACCTCTTGCATTAGTCACGGTGTTAAGGTTGTCAGTGGTACTACAGGATGGTTAGATAGACTTTCGGAGATTGAAGCATTGGTCAATGAAACTCAGGGAACTTTCTTCTATGCATCCAACTACAGCCTGGGAGTAAACCTGTTTTTTAAGCTCAACCGGCAACTGGCCACGCTGATGGATGCCCAGGATTATGAAATCAGCATGACTGAGATCCATCATACCGAAAAACTTGACCAGCCATCAGGAACTGCCATTACGCTGGCTGATGGAATTCTGGAAAAGAATCAGGCCAAAACTGACTGGATAAACGAAGAATCAACCGATAATACAAAATTGTCTATAATATCGGAACGGAAACCTAACGTTCCGGGAACGCATACCGTATCCTATACGTCTGCGGAGGACACCATAGAAATTACTCATACTGCAAACAGCCGCAAAGGTTTTGCCCTTGGTGCTGTGAAAGTTGCCGAATGGATCAATGATCAAAATGGCATGTTGGATATGGATGATTTCCTGAAAATATAG
- the lepB gene encoding signal peptidase I has protein sequence MYLNDFNAATLIIVLLGWYLLQAIAYYKFFEKAGEQGWIGFVPFYNYYVHMKIVGRPTWWVALLFVPVINFFVALTIHLDLLKSFDRFSYFDQAVGVILAPFYMVFVAYGNTKYVGKAVDIPKKPKSQGQEWFEAIVFAVFAATCIRWVFMEAYVIPTPSMEKSLLVGDFLFVSKIEYGPRTPKTPIQIPLTHAKIWGTDVPSYVSSVQLPQFRLPSLGKVERNDVVVFNYPPEFQHPKDLRTHYIKRCVGIPGDTVVVENSQVIVNGVPSDNPELMQHSYRVFTKETIRDRVFEEIDISEISKQAFGYGVQTSQDKADKLAALPFVDRVEQVMMEPGVREPGFGQPIFPDFEFYPWNKDQYGPLEVPFRGMTIPIDERMLAKYGSTIRDYEDLQDVSVTDGELVVNGDKLSEYTFKKDYYFMMGDNRHNSLDSRYWGFVPEDFIVGEASFIWMSHEANKGLFSGVRWSRLFNGIK, from the coding sequence ATGTACTTAAACGACTTTAACGCTGCTACTCTGATCATTGTCCTACTAGGATGGTACCTGCTTCAGGCAATTGCTTACTACAAATTCTTTGAAAAAGCAGGTGAACAAGGATGGATTGGGTTTGTGCCATTTTACAATTATTACGTCCACATGAAGATTGTAGGGCGTCCTACCTGGTGGGTTGCTTTGCTTTTCGTACCCGTGATCAACTTCTTCGTGGCGTTGACCATCCACCTGGACCTTTTGAAGTCTTTTGATCGTTTTTCCTACTTTGATCAGGCTGTCGGTGTTATCCTGGCTCCTTTCTACATGGTCTTTGTGGCTTATGGAAATACCAAGTACGTGGGTAAAGCAGTAGATATTCCCAAAAAACCTAAAAGTCAGGGACAGGAGTGGTTTGAAGCGATCGTTTTTGCCGTATTTGCAGCAACTTGTATCCGATGGGTATTCATGGAAGCCTATGTGATCCCTACGCCTTCGATGGAAAAATCATTACTGGTTGGTGACTTTTTGTTTGTGAGTAAGATCGAATACGGTCCGAGAACACCAAAAACACCGATCCAGATTCCTTTGACACACGCGAAGATCTGGGGTACGGATGTACCCTCTTATGTCAGTTCGGTTCAACTCCCACAATTCAGACTCCCTTCTTTGGGTAAAGTGGAACGAAATGATGTAGTGGTCTTCAACTATCCTCCTGAATTCCAACATCCAAAAGACTTACGAACACACTACATCAAACGATGCGTAGGCATCCCGGGAGATACTGTAGTGGTAGAAAACAGTCAGGTCATCGTCAATGGCGTGCCATCTGACAATCCTGAATTGATGCAACACAGCTATCGGGTATTCACCAAAGAAACCATTCGAGATCGCGTATTTGAAGAAATCGACATTTCCGAAATCAGCAAACAGGCTTTCGGGTATGGTGTACAAACATCTCAGGACAAAGCCGATAAACTGGCTGCATTACCTTTCGTTGATCGTGTGGAACAAGTCATGATGGAGCCAGGCGTTAGAGAGCCAGGTTTCGGTCAACCCATCTTTCCTGATTTTGAATTTTATCCCTGGAACAAAGACCAATATGGCCCATTGGAGGTTCCCTTTCGAGGCATGACCATTCCGATTGATGAACGTATGCTGGCCAAGTACGGATCTACGATCCGCGACTATGAAGATTTGCAGGATGTATCAGTTACTGATGGCGAATTGGTAGTTAATGGCGACAAATTGTCAGAGTACACGTTCAAAAAGGATTACTACTTCATGATGGGTGACAACCGTCATAATTCGCTGGATTCCCGATACTGGGGATTTGTACCCGAAGACTTCATTGTAGGCGAAGCGTCATTTATCTGGATGTCTCATGAAGCCAACAAAGGTCTATTCAGCGGTGTTCGCTGGAGTCGTTTGTTCAATGGGATTAAGTAA
- the ung gene encoding uracil-DNA glycosylase, with protein MKVKIEPSWESALAGEFEQDYFRSLVAFVKEEYQSARVYPPGSQIFNAFDFCPFDEVKVVILGQDPYHGAGQAHGLCFSVNPGITNPPSLINIFKEIKSDLGKDFPADGNLVRWAHQGVLLLNATLTVRASEPGSHQNRGWEQFTDAAIKAISDSKENIVFMLWGAYAQRKGEVIDRTKHRVLQSPHPSPFSANRGFFGNKHFSQCNNYLVDKGILPIEW; from the coding sequence ATGAAAGTAAAAATTGAACCAAGCTGGGAATCGGCGCTAGCCGGAGAATTTGAACAGGATTATTTCAGATCACTGGTAGCATTCGTCAAAGAGGAATATCAATCTGCCCGTGTTTACCCTCCTGGGAGTCAGATTTTCAATGCTTTCGACTTTTGTCCATTTGATGAAGTAAAGGTTGTTATTCTTGGTCAGGATCCGTACCATGGTGCAGGTCAGGCACATGGGCTGTGTTTTTCGGTTAATCCAGGAATAACCAATCCTCCTTCATTGATCAATATTTTCAAGGAGATCAAATCAGATCTCGGTAAAGACTTCCCGGCGGATGGGAACCTGGTACGATGGGCGCACCAGGGTGTGCTTTTATTGAATGCTACACTTACTGTTCGCGCAAGTGAACCCGGCTCACATCAAAACAGGGGGTGGGAGCAGTTTACTGATGCGGCCATTAAGGCCATCTCTGATTCCAAAGAAAACATTGTATTCATGCTCTGGGGTGCCTATGCCCAGAGAAAAGGAGAGGTCATTGATCGCACGAAGCATCGCGTGCTACAATCGCCACATCCTTCCCCGTTTTCTGCAAATCGGGGTTTTTTTGGTAATAAACACTTTAGTCAGTGCAATAATTACCTCGTAGATAAGGGTATTTTGCCAATTGAGTGGTAA
- a CDS encoding ParB/RepB/Spo0J family partition protein, with protein sequence MAKGKQKTGLGKGLGALLSDSDAVEEKQVAPAAVEKKETSDIGEILVASIEVNPFQPRTDFDEDALEELAESIKTQGIIQPITVRKLSDDAYQLISGERRLQASKRAGLEKVPAYIRTADDQQMLEMALIENIQRENLNSIEIALSYQRLLSEIGLKQEELGDRVGKKRTTVNNYLRLLKLPPAVQAALRDKEISMGHAKALLSIENIDLQLNVFNKIINEALSVRKAEELARTILNGTTAKPKPPTSENGEILRLQDQLSSHFGTKIKIKSDQGNRGEIKIPFVSTEDLNRILEILEV encoded by the coding sequence ATGGCGAAAGGAAAACAAAAGACTGGTCTTGGTAAAGGCCTTGGCGCCCTCCTCTCGGATTCCGATGCAGTAGAAGAAAAACAGGTTGCACCTGCTGCAGTAGAGAAAAAAGAAACCTCAGATATTGGCGAAATTCTGGTTGCCAGCATCGAAGTAAATCCGTTCCAGCCACGAACGGATTTTGATGAAGATGCGCTGGAAGAATTGGCTGAATCGATCAAAACGCAGGGCATCATTCAACCCATTACCGTCAGAAAACTATCTGATGATGCTTACCAGCTGATATCCGGTGAAAGACGCTTACAAGCTTCTAAAAGAGCCGGACTTGAAAAAGTACCCGCCTATATCCGTACCGCCGACGACCAGCAGATGCTGGAAATGGCATTGATTGAAAACATTCAGCGAGAAAACCTTAATTCAATTGAAATTGCACTGAGTTACCAACGACTGCTAAGTGAGATAGGATTGAAACAGGAAGAATTGGGTGACCGTGTTGGCAAGAAAAGAACCACAGTCAATAACTATCTCCGATTGTTGAAACTCCCTCCTGCTGTTCAGGCAGCTTTACGTGACAAAGAAATCTCCATGGGTCATGCAAAAGCTTTGTTGTCCATAGAAAATATAGACCTGCAACTGAACGTTTTTAACAAGATCATAAACGAAGCCCTTTCTGTGCGTAAGGCCGAAGAATTGGCTCGAACAATCTTAAATGGAACAACAGCAAAGCCAAAACCTCCCACTTCCGAGAACGGAGAAATCCTCAGATTACAAGATCAGTTATCTTCGCACTTTGGTACGAAAATCAAAATCAAATCTGATCAGGGAAATCGTGGAGAAATCAAAATTCCATTCGTTTCTACCGAGGATCTTAACCGGATCCTTGAAATACTGGAAGTATAG
- a CDS encoding DUF5683 domain-containing protein has translation MKYWKYSLVLLFITCLSHVGQAQEELSDSTFLMQEDSVVFFEEVSTLDPNKSAVFSAILPGLGQVYNGQYWKVPIIYGAFLGLFHGIRYNHTLYSDFNNALRAEADSDPNTVNPFPGIEESRLRTIRDRYQRDRDFLIILTTIAYLINIVEAHVAAHLHEFKVNKSLSMKMEPKFESSPLFSRSMGVSLTFNF, from the coding sequence TTGAAATACTGGAAGTATAGTTTAGTCCTTCTTTTCATCACATGCTTGTCTCATGTGGGGCAAGCACAGGAAGAATTATCAGATTCTACCTTTCTGATGCAGGAAGACTCAGTGGTCTTTTTTGAAGAAGTCTCTACCTTGGATCCAAACAAGTCGGCCGTGTTTTCGGCTATTTTACCTGGACTGGGACAGGTCTATAATGGCCAATACTGGAAGGTCCCCATCATTTATGGAGCGTTCCTGGGACTATTTCACGGGATTCGGTACAATCACACCTTATACAGCGATTTCAACAATGCGCTACGGGCAGAGGCAGACAGTGATCCTAATACGGTCAATCCTTTTCCAGGCATCGAAGAATCCAGACTAAGAACCATTCGAGACCGCTATCAACGTGACCGGGACTTTCTAATCATTCTAACAACCATTGCGTACCTGATCAACATTGTGGAGGCCCATGTAGCGGCTCATTTGCATGAATTCAAAGTGAATAAAAGTCTTTCCATGAAAATGGAACCAAAATTTGAGTCTTCTCCACTATTTTCGCGCTCCATGGGCGTATCACTGACCTTCAATTTTTAA